The Coffea arabica cultivar ET-39 chromosome 2c, Coffea Arabica ET-39 HiFi, whole genome shotgun sequence genome includes the window AGCCACCATTAAGAAGGGAGGTGGTGGAATACATGCTTGATGTGGGTTCAAATATGTGGAGTGTGAGAAGATGTAAAGCGAATCACTACAGGATTGCATCTGCTATGTCTGGAATTGTAGCATTTCTGCAATGGTTCAATGGGATATGCACTTGGAAGAATCCTTTTGCCACAATTCTGGTTCACATCCTGCTGTTAATCTTTGTAGCTTTTCCCCAGATTATTCTGAGCTGTagttttctcttcctttttctggTTGGGATTTGCAATTACCGAGGGAGGCCAAGGTATCCTCCTCATATGGATATCAAATTGTCTCAAGCTGATAGAGCTCATCCTGATGAACTTGATGAAGAGTTTGATACTTTTCCAACATCCCGGCATTCAGATGTCCTCAGAATGAGATATGATCGCATAAGAAGCATTGGTTCGAGGGTGCAGACTGTTGTTGGTGACTTGGCAACTCAAGGGGAAAGGTTTTATAGTCTGCTTAGTTGGCGAGACCCAAGAGCTACTGGCCTGTTTCTTATCTTCTGTTTGGTTGCTTCTCTTGTAGTTTACATCATTCCATCTAAAGCTCTGGTTGTTGCTGTGGGATTTTATTTGATGAGGCATCCAGCATTCCGTGAAGAGCTTCCTGCATTGCCCCTAAATTTCTTCAGGAGGTTGCCCACACGAACAGACAGCTTGCTTTGATGATCCACCTTGTTCCCAGAGTCagtttttacaatttttatcTTGATAATTTACTcgaagaaactcaagattttggTATGTACTGATTAGCAGTAAGCCTCCCCCTTACCGTGTTATGTTTCATTCATACACGTCTGAGCTTTTGGTAATGCATTTCTTTCTGTTTGAGGAATATTTTCTGGCTCTGTTGGTTGTGTTTCTTACTGCATTCATCCCTGCATCGACGTTCTGAGTTATGAAGTGCAGTAGCGATCCAATTTAGCGTGGCCTTTCTGGTGTTGGATTTGAGCAAACAACCCTGCATTGGTTCTATAAGCACGAGTGAACTTGCTTTGCCATAAAAGTTCTTCCATATATGCCAGACTGATTACAAGCCATGGACATCAGCATTCACAGCAATAGTCCTTGGGCGTGAATTTCAATGCAACAAAATTATTCCAGAAAGAGCAACCGACTGAACAAATTAAAGTTAATGGCAATAATTAATAATTCATAAACAGAAGAAATAGAGAGGAAAATTAAACTTCCATTTGATTGAAATTCGTAAAACTAACACACCACCATTACACGATCCTCCAACGATACCCTATCGATTTACATAATCGCCCCccaaaaaccctaaccctacTACACTCCCAGACACACACTCACAAGAAGTCCTGATGAAAACATCAGAATTTCTAAATTATCTAGCATAATTTTAAGCCCTCTCACCCCTAATTCTCCTAGCAAGCTGGATATCCTTGGGCATAATAGTGACTCTCTTGGCATGAATGGCGCACAGATTTGTATCCTCGAACAGTCCAACAAGGTAAGCCTCGGCAGCCTCCTGCAACGCCGCCACAGCACTGCTCTGGAACCTCAAATCAGTCTTGAAATCCTGAGCGATTTCCCTCACAAGCCTCTGGAATGGAAGCTTCCGGATCAACAGCTCGGTACTCTTCTGGTACTTCCTGATCTCTCTCAAAGCCACCGTTCCTGGACGGAAGCGATGGGGCTTCTTCACTCCTCCGGTTGCCGGAGCTGATTTCCTCGCCGCCTTGGTGGCCAGCTGCTTCCTTGGGGCCTTTCCTCCGGTGGACTTCCTTGCAGTCTGCTTCGTACGCGCCATTGATACGAGTGAAAAATA containing:
- the LOC113732205 gene encoding histone H3.2 — translated: MARTKQTARKSTGGKAPRKQLATKAARKSAPATGGVKKPHRFRPGTVALREIRKYQKSTELLIRKLPFQRLVREIAQDFKTDLRFQSSAVAALQEAAEAYLVGLFEDTNLCAIHAKRVTIMPKDIQLARRIRGERA